From the genome of Halobacterium sp. R2-5:
CGGACCTGACCATGGACGACACTACCGACACTCCGAACCTCCTGCTGGTCGTGGTGGACTGCCTCCGACAGGACTTCCTGCGCCGGGACGCCGTCGACACGCCGTTCCTCGACGGCCTCCGCGAGCGCGGCGTGGAGTGCACCGAGCTGTACGCCACTGCGACCACGACCACGCCAGCGGTCGCGAGCCTGCTGACGGGCGCGTACGGCGAGCGCAACGGCGTCCAGTCGCTGCGCCGCGGCAGCCTCTCCGAGGACGTCGAGCCGATGGCCGAGATTCTCGGCGACGCCGGCTACCACACCGAAGCGATGGCGACCGGCCCGCTCGTCCCGGAGACCGGCCTCGACAGGGGGTTCGACCGCTACGAGTGCCGGGACCGCGACGAGTCGATGTTCAGCGACTGGCGCGAGGAGGGTCTCGACAGACTGGCGGGCCTGCCGGAGCCGTTCGCGGCGTTCGTCCACCTCTGGGAGATTCACGAGGACGTCCACGTCCCCCGCGAGTACGACAGCCCCGAGTACGGCGAGACGCCGTACGGCCGCGCGTTCTCCGCGCTCGACCGCGAAATCGAGGCGCTCGTCGACGCCGTCCCCGACGATACAGTGGTGGCGGTCGTCGGCGACCACGGCGAGAGCATCACCCACTGGAGCAACCCGATTCGGCTCGCCGTGAAGTCACTGCGGGACGCCGTGAAGTACTACGGCGGCGTCGACACCCGCGGCGTCGTCGAGCGCGTCAATCAGTACTGCGAGCGCTTCGGCCCGGACATCGACGACCACTTCGTCGAGAAGGGGCACGGCGAGAACGTCTTCGACTTCACCACGAACGTCCCGTTCGTGCTCGCGGGCCCCGGTATCGAGTCCGCCACAGTGGACGCCCAGGTCCGACAGATCGACGTGCTGCCGACGCTGCTGGACGCGCTCGGCGTCGACCACGAGACGGACGGCGACCGCATCGAGCCCGGTGTCGAGGACCGCGTCGCGTACATGCGGGCCTGCGGCGCGTCCCTGCACGGCGAACGCAACTGGGCGCGGGCCGTCCGCTACGGCGACGCCAAGTACGTCGAGTACACCGAGCGCGACTGGGAGCCCGGCGTCTACGACCTCGACGAGAACCCCCGGGAGCTGGAGCGCGTCGACGACCCCGACCTCGAAGCCGAGCTCCGCGAGCGCCTGCCCGAGCGCGGCGTCGACCCGACGGACGTCGAGATGCTGGAGATCAACGAGCGCCTCGAAGACCTCGGCTACCTCTGAGCCGCGGGCTACCCGGTCGGAGAAGCAGGAGAGAGAGTGCTACTCTTCGTCTTCGTCGGCGGCTTCGAGGTTGTCCTCGGGGACGCCGGCCTCCTGGCCGTCGTCGAAACTGACCGTGTAGTTGGGCTCGCCGAACATCGTCTCGACGACCTGCGTGACGGTGCCGGTCTCGCCGTCGAACTCGCTGTGCTTGTCGTGGAGGACGACCTCGTCGTCTTCTTCGAAGCTCATACTGACAGATTCCGGCGGCCGACTCAAAAGCGACCCGGTTTCCGCGCTCCGAAACCGTCACCCGTGCGTGCGCCGTAGTCCCGGTATGCCCACCGCTCGCCCCTCTCCCGGCTCGCCCGCCAACCGCACCCGCCCCCGCCAACTCGATGCCCGTCGATGACCTCTGGTTCCTCGCGAGCCGCGCCGAGCAGCGCGCCGAGCGGGCGTACCACGCGCTGACCGACGCCCACGACGGCTTCCTGGAGTTCGACCGGCGGCGCTCGGTGTCCCGCCGCCGCTTCCGCACGCTCGCCGAACGCGTCGAACGCACGGGCGGACCGTACGGCGCCCACACCGCGGTCTACCGTGAGGACGGCGACCTGCTGCTGGTGCGCCACGACGGCGTCGACCTCTGGGTGCCGCCGGGCGGCGGCGTCGACGACGGCGAGTCGTTCCGCGAGGCCGCCGAACGCGAGCTCGCCGAGGAGGCGGGCGTCGGCGCCACCTACTGCGGGCTCGCGATGCTGACCGCTGTCACCTTCGAGTGCGGCGCGTACTCCGCGTGGGGCGTCGTCCCGGTCTTCGAGGCGTGCGCCGACGACACCAGCCTCGCCGTCCGGGACCCGGACGGCGAAATCTCGGACGCGGCGTGGTTCGCGGACCTCCCCGAGGACACCCGCGACCGCGGCCACCTGCGGCGCTGGCGGGAGCGCGCGCTCTCGTAGCGCTTTTCTCGGTCCTCGGCGTCCCTCCGGTAATGGACGTGCGCGTGCCGTCGGACAGCGAGCGAGCGGCGGTCGCCGACCGGCTGCTCCGGCCGGCGTACCGCGCGGCCGAGGCCGTCGACCCCGCGTTCAACGACCTCGACGAGTCGGTCGTCGCCGACGAGGACTGCTCGCGCTGGCTGGACGACGACGGCCGCACGATGTTCGCCGCGTACGACCCCGAGCCCGTCGGCGTCGTCACCGGCGGCGTCTCGTCGTCGCCGGAGCTCTACGCGCGCGGCGACAGCTGCTACGTCGATGGCCTCTACGTCGTCCCCGAGCGCCGCCGCGAGGGCGTCGCTGGCGAACTCCTCGACCGCATGAAAGCGTGGGGTCGCGAGCGCGGCTGCGAGTACGCGCGGCTCTCCGTGCACGTCGACAACCACGCCGCGATGGCGTTCTACGAGGCCCACGGCTTCGAGCCGAAGTTCCGCAGCCTCCGCCGGCGGCTCTAACTGTCCGGTCCGAAGGACTTCCCGTCGCGCTCCTCGGCGTCCATCCGGCGGAGCGCGGCGCGCGCGTTGCTCGCCTCGTACCCGAAGAAGACGCCCTCGGCGTACTCCTCGACGACCTCGGCGGCGTGAATCAGGTTGTCGACGTCGACGTTGACGGCGTACAGCTCCACGCTGAACGGGACGTCGAGGAAGTCAGCGAATCCGGACGCGATGGTCTCCAGCCAGTACGTCGTACCGTAGTTCGTGTCGTACAGCGGCACGACGAACTCGTCGACGTGCTCGGCGAGCGCCTCGACGTCGAGGCCGGAGCGCTCGTAGAGGTGGCCGGGGTAGGGGTCGGGGTAGAGCGTGAGGTACGTCGTCCCCGGAATTCGGTCGGCGGCGTCCGCGACGAACTCCGTGACGACGTCCGCGCGCCAGTCGTACCAGTCGTCGAACTCGGATTCCGCGAACGCGGTCTCGCAGCGCTCGCAGTGGCAGTACTCGGCGCGCGGGAACCCGACGTCGTCGAGGCGGACGTCGCCGTTGACCTCGCCGCAGGTCTCGATGACGGTGAGGAGGCCGTTCCGGTAGTCCTCCGCGAGCGGGCAGATGTACGACCAGTCGAAGTACGGCTGCTCGCGGGTGGCCGCGTTGCCCTCGTCGTCGACGGGCACGAGGTCGGGTTCGGTGCCTGCGGTGGCGTTGTCGCCGAAGCATGACACCATGTTGACGGCGTCCTCCAGCGGGTCGGTGTGACGGCCGGTGACGTCTTTGACCTCGTAGAACGCGCGGTCGAACTCCGGCCACTCGACTTCCTCCGCGTTCCGCGTGACGACGCCGTACATGTCCGCGACTTTGCCGGCGGGCCGCCTAAGTCGTTCGCTCTCGGCACGCGACGGCGAGAAAACGGCGGCAGTTAGCGCGCGAGACGGGGACCGTGTGGCGTGTGGGCGGTCAGTCGATGCGGTCGACTTCCTGCGGGGCCTCCGGGGCCTCGTCGCCCCCGATGACGAACTTCCAGACGAGCGCTACGACGACCAGTGCGGCGACGGCTTTCACGAGTTTCCCTGCCATGGCTGACACTACCGGTGCTGCTGTTAAACGCTTTGCGGGGCCGGCACGAATCCCTGTATTCGCGCCGACACCCTCAGTCCCGGAGGTGGGCGGTGATGTCCTCGCGGACGATCTCCCCGCAGTACTCGCAGCGCAGCCCGTCGTCGAGCACCGCGAACGTCGGGTCGACGGGCTCGCCCGCGTTCGTGATGCACTCGCGGTTCGGACAGACGAGCACGCCGCCGACCTCCTCGGGGCGCTCGACGCGGCGCTTCTCGACGACGTCGTAGTCGCGGATGATGTTGATGGTGGCCTCGGGCGCGATGAGCGAGAGGACTTCCGCCTCCGAGTCGCTGAGTTCGCGGCCCTCGACTTTCACGACGTCCTTGCGGCCGAGCCTGTCGGAGGGAACGTTCATCCCGAGGCTGACCGTCGTGCCCCCGGTGCCGTCGATGCCGAGCAGTTTGAGCACGTGCAGCGCCTCCCCGGCGGAGACGTGGTCGATGACGGTGCCGCTCTGAATCTTCGAGACGCGGAGTTCTGTATCAGTCATCGTTCAGGAGGAGGTCGAGGAGGGCCATCCGCACCGGGACGCCGTTGTGCGCCTGTTCGAAGTACGTCGCGTTCTCCGTCTCGTCGATGGCGCCCGAGATCTCGTCCACGCGGGGCAGCGGGTGCATCACCGCGAGGTCGTCGCTCGCCGCGTCGAGGGTCTCCGGCGTGATGCGGTACTCGCCGGCGACTTCCTCGTACTCGTCCTCGTCGGGGAAGCGCTCGCGCTGGATGCGCGTGACGTACAGCACGTCGAGGTTCGGGAGGACGGCCTCGAGGTCTTCGTGCTCGCGGACCTGCGCGCCGGCCTCGTGGAGGTCGTAGCGCACCGACCGGGGCAGCCGCAGGCTCTCGGGGCTGACGAAGTGCTGGCGGACGTCGAAGTTCGTGAGCGCGTGCGCCAGCGAGTGGACGGTGCGGCCGTACTTCAGGTCGCCCATGATGCCGACGGAGATGTCGTCGAGACCGGCGCGCTCCCGGATCGTGTAGAGGTCCAGCAGCGTCTGGCTCGGGTGGTGGCCGGCGCCGTCCCCGGCGTTCACCACGGGCACGTCGACGTGCTCGCTGGCCATCTTCGCGGCGCCCTGCTTCGGGTGCCGGAGCACGATGCCGTCCGCGTACCCCTCGACGACGCGGACGGTGTCGGCCAGCGATTCGCCCTTCTTCACGGAGGAGGACTCCACGGAGCCCATGTCGACGACGTCGCCGCCGAGGCGCTTCGCGGCCGTCTCGAAGCTCATCTTCGTGCGCGTGCTCGGCTCGAAGAAGCACAGCGCGAGCAGCGTGTCCGCGTACCGCTCGCTGGCGGCCTCCGGGTCGTCGTCGAAGGCGGCCGCCCTGTCGAGGACCGTCTCGATGTCGGCCCGCGAGAGCTGCTTGGCGGTCAGGAGGTGGTCGTGACGCATCGATTCAGTACGCGAGCCCCGGGAGCGTAAAGCTCCCGAAGCGCGACCGAAGCGCGGCGTGCCACCGCGGCGCACGCAGCCCCGCAGTCACGGAGTGTCGGGTGTTCGCCAGCGTTCCCGCTTCGCTCCGCGAAAAACACCCGCTCCCTACTCCATCTGGTTCTCGGCGCGCCGCATCAGC
Proteins encoded in this window:
- a CDS encoding NUDIX domain-containing protein, encoding MPVDDLWFLASRAEQRAERAYHALTDAHDGFLEFDRRRSVSRRRFRTLAERVERTGGPYGAHTAVYREDGDLLLVRHDGVDLWVPPGGGVDDGESFREAAERELAEEAGVGATYCGLAMLTAVTFECGAYSAWGVVPVFEACADDTSLAVRDPDGEISDAAWFADLPEDTRDRGHLRRWRERALS
- the pyrB gene encoding aspartate carbamoyltransferase, producing MRHDHLLTAKQLSRADIETVLDRAAAFDDDPEAASERYADTLLALCFFEPSTRTKMSFETAAKRLGGDVVDMGSVESSSVKKGESLADTVRVVEGYADGIVLRHPKQGAAKMASEHVDVPVVNAGDGAGHHPSQTLLDLYTIRERAGLDDISVGIMGDLKYGRTVHSLAHALTNFDVRQHFVSPESLRLPRSVRYDLHEAGAQVREHEDLEAVLPNLDVLYVTRIQRERFPDEDEYEEVAGEYRITPETLDAASDDLAVMHPLPRVDEISGAIDETENATYFEQAHNGVPVRMALLDLLLNDD
- the pyrI gene encoding aspartate carbamoyltransferase regulatory subunit, giving the protein MTDTELRVSKIQSGTVIDHVSAGEALHVLKLLGIDGTGGTTVSLGMNVPSDRLGRKDVVKVEGRELSDSEAEVLSLIAPEATINIIRDYDVVEKRRVERPEEVGGVLVCPNRECITNAGEPVDPTFAVLDDGLRCEYCGEIVREDITAHLRD
- a CDS encoding sulfatase-like hydrolase/transferase, yielding MDDTTDTPNLLLVVVDCLRQDFLRRDAVDTPFLDGLRERGVECTELYATATTTTPAVASLLTGAYGERNGVQSLRRGSLSEDVEPMAEILGDAGYHTEAMATGPLVPETGLDRGFDRYECRDRDESMFSDWREEGLDRLAGLPEPFAAFVHLWEIHEDVHVPREYDSPEYGETPYGRAFSALDREIEALVDAVPDDTVVAVVGDHGESITHWSNPIRLAVKSLRDAVKYYGGVDTRGVVERVNQYCERFGPDIDDHFVEKGHGENVFDFTTNVPFVLAGPGIESATVDAQVRQIDVLPTLLDALGVDHETDGDRIEPGVEDRVAYMRACGASLHGERNWARAVRYGDAKYVEYTERDWEPGVYDLDENPRELERVDDPDLEAELRERLPERGVDPTDVEMLEINERLEDLGYL
- a CDS encoding GNAT family N-acetyltransferase, with the protein product MDVRVPSDSERAAVADRLLRPAYRAAEAVDPAFNDLDESVVADEDCSRWLDDDGRTMFAAYDPEPVGVVTGGVSSSPELYARGDSCYVDGLYVVPERRREGVAGELLDRMKAWGRERGCEYARLSVHVDNHAAMAFYEAHGFEPKFRSLRRRL
- a CDS encoding DUF1918 domain-containing protein, with product MSFEEDDEVVLHDKHSEFDGETGTVTQVVETMFGEPNYTVSFDDGQEAGVPEDNLEAADEDEE